A window of the Brassica napus cultivar Da-Ae chromosome A2, Da-Ae, whole genome shotgun sequence genome harbors these coding sequences:
- the LOC106402246 gene encoding B3 domain-containing transcription factor FUS3-like — protein sequence MMDEAHDVETKASALIAGVHHRPGFGSGSGHGHGLSASVPLLGVNWKRRRMPRQRRSSSSFNLLSFPTLPPSSSHVPTPLPARKIDTRRLRFLFQKELKNSDVSSLRRMILPKKAAEAHLPALESKEGIPIKMEDLDGLHVWTFKYRYWPNNNSRMYVLENTGDFVNAHGLQQGDFIMVYQNLYPNNYVIQARKASEEENLTSFEEDDVYTDLTKIENTVVNDLLIQDYNHHYNSDNGKCSYYYPIIDDVTATATTASFVYDTTALTSNDTPLDFLGGLTMRTNNYYSKVGSFEGFGSVENISLDDF from the exons ATGATGGATGAAGCTCATGATGTGGAAACCAAAGCATCTGCTTTAATAGCAGGTGTCCATCATCGTCCAGGGTTTGGATCCGGGTCTGGCCATGGTCATGGGTTATCGGCGTCTGTGCCTCTTCTGGGTGTTAACTGGAAGAGGAGAAGGATGCCCAGACAGAGacgatcttcttcttcctttaacCTTCTCTCTTTTCCTACTTTGCCTCCTTCTTCCTCCCACGTTCCAACTCCTCTTCCCGCACGT AAAATAGACACAAGAAGGCTAAGATTTCTCTTCCAAAAGGAACTGAAGAACAGTGACGTCAGTTCCCTCCGCCGAATGATACTCCCCAAG AAAGCTGCGGAGGCTCACTTGCCGGCGTTGGAATCCAAGGAAGGGATACCTATAAAAATGGAAGATTTGGATGGTCTTCACGTTTGGACCTTCAAGTACAG GTACTGGCCAAACAACAATAGCAGAATGTACGTGCTAGAAAACACAG GGGACTTTGTGAATGCTCATGGTTTACAGCAAGGTGACTTCATCATGGTCTACCAAAACCTCTACCCTAACAATTAC GTGATACAAGCAAGAAAGGcatcagaagaagaaaacttAACAAGCTTTGAAGAAGACGACGTTTACACAGACTTAACAAAGATTGAAAACACTGTGGTTAACGATCTTCTCATCCAAGATTATAATCATCATTACAACAGCGACAACGGAAAATGTTCTTATTATTATCCCATCATCGACGACGTCACCGCCACAGCCACTACCGCGTCTTTCGTCTACGACACGACGGCTCTAACCTCCAACGATACACCTCTCGATTTTTTGGGTGGTCTCACGATGAGAACTAATAATTATTACTCCAAGGTTGGATCATTCGAGGGTTTTGGCTCAGTCGAGAATATCTCTCTCGATGACTTCTAG